Proteins encoded in a region of the Micropterus dolomieu isolate WLL.071019.BEF.003 ecotype Adirondacks linkage group LG09, ASM2129224v1, whole genome shotgun sequence genome:
- the LOC123976340 gene encoding relaxin-3 receptor 1-like — translation MSDSDKRLELLRKILNGCSVDPSCNNSSVDSGLEILDDGCPWLRIVISVVYFVVATAGVLGNLLVMFLLYSTRTLTTGTINFFVFNLALAHLLFSLALPFWAVDIALDYSWPFGLATCKAVSLLTGLNVFASCFFLTAMSLTRYCYVATALKPSASPCSRSCTFPVATAFIWAGALVAATPRAVFADLKHVGNDTACLLRFPDGTAWLGINQLLRVVVGFLLPYATITLSYLLLLRFLCRHKLKGGISRRKADISKSVAVVVLSFCICWFPYNILTLWSVLIQLDIVDISTSFFLAQTYFFPLANCLAFTSSCFNPVIYCLVRKEYRVALHNVLFKLSLAIMSKIPYGINSEEGSGQAGDVVIPLNNMYSKTNQTDTRGYVPLSTLPTVEATL, via the coding sequence ATGTCAGACAGTGACAAGAGACTGGAGCTCTTAAGAAAGATCCTCAATGGATGCAGTGTAGACCCATCCTGTAATAACTCCAGCGTCGACAGTGGGCTGGAGATTCTAGATGATGGATGCCCCTGGCTAAGAATAGTTATCTCTGTAGTTTACTTTGTCGTGGCCACAGCAGGAGTGTTAGGGAACTTGTTAGTGATGTTCCTGTTGTATTCCACTCGCACCCTCACCACAGGCACCATCAATTTCTTTGTGTTCAACCTAGCTTTGGCTCACTTGCTGTTCTCCCTTGCCTTGCCGTTTTGGGCCGTAGACATTGCGCTGGACTACAGCTGGCCTTTTGGCTTGGCCACATGCAAGGCTGTGTCCTTACTCACTGGCCTCAATGTGTTTGCTAGCTGCTTTTTCCTGACAGCTATGAGTTTGACCCGGTACTGCTATGTGGCCACTGCTCTGAAACCCAGTGCCTCCCCGTGCAGTAGATCATGCACTTTTCCGGTGGCCACTGCTTTTATCTGGGCTGGAGCGCTCGTAGCAGCAACACCCCGAGCTGTGTTTGCTGACCTGAAACATGTGGGCAACGACACAGCATGCCTGCTCCGTTTCCCAGATGGTACAGCCTGGCTTGGAATAAACCAGCTCCTTCGAGTGGTGGTGGGATTTCTGCTGCCCTACGCCACCATCACCCTCTCCTACCTGCTTCTGCTGCGCTTCCTCTGTCGGCACAAACTGAAGGGTGGGATTTCTCGGCGAAAGGCTGATATTTCAAAGTCTGTGGCTGTGGTGGTACTCTCATTCTGCATATGCTGGTTTCCGTATAACATCCTCACACTTTGGAGTGTTCTGATTCAACTTGACATTGTTGATATTAGCACCTCATTCTTCTTGGCTCAAACATACTTTTTCCCTCTGGCCAACTGCTTGGCTTTCACCAGCAGCTGCTTCAACCCCGTCATCTATTGCCTCGTGAGGAAAGAATACCGTGTGGCTCTCCACAATGTGCTCTTCAAGTTGAGCCTGGCTATAATGTCCAAGATACCCTATGGCATTAATTCTGAGGAGGGCTCGGGACAAGCTGGGGATGTGGTTATTCCACTCAACAACATGTACAGCAAGACAAACCAAACTGACACACGGGGATATGTACCTCTGTCAACACTTCCAACAGTAGAGGCCACCCTGTAA